ATATTTAAAAGGCAGACTTACAACTGgtctattcttctactctactTCTAATATGCATCTCACTGGATTTACCGATACTGACTGGGCTACATGTGCCGATACTCGTCGATCTATTTCCTGTTATTGCTTCATGCATGAGAAATCTCTCGTTAGCTGGAAGAGTAGAAGCAAACCACAGTTGCCAAATCCTCTACAAAAGTTGAATATAGGCCTCTTGTCGTTGCCACTTGTGAAGCTAGTTGGTTATCTTTCTTAATGAATTTTATTGGTTGCCGCTTCAAAAGTCTATCACTCTATTCTGTGACAACCAGTCAGCCATTCATATTGCCAATAATCCTATCTTTCACGAAAGAACCAAACACATTGAAGTGGACTGCCACATTATTTGTGAAAATTATTTGTCTGGTCTTATTCATCTTATACTAGTTCATTCTAAAGATcaacttgctgattttcttaCCACTGTCACCGGGTCTTTTTCTTACTAATGTTTTCAAGTTAGGATTGTTAGATTTATACAATTCTAGCTTGCGGGAGGGTGTTAtctagattattttttattagtttaatgttgatggtaattaattatagtaaaagtatataaagagtacataagattttttatttttctgtttcttcatTCATTGAAAATGATCAAAACTAGAAAAACAAttttctctccccctctctcaactttcactctttctctctctctcagttCGTCAAATCATTAACATCACATCTTGAATAGATTAGGATATGAGATTTTCTTCGTGCACCATTGTTCTTTTCTTCTAGTTTCTTCTTCATAATTGTtggcaaagaaagaaaaatacgAAACAATAAGGGAAATAAACATATGTGAAATCTTGCATAGGGTTTAGCTATGCTATGAGAAAGAGATAGTGAAAATTGTGCACAAgagaaagaaggaggagaaaatcGCAATGAAGGAGCACCGATATGCTGAGAAACTCGATAAATGACAGAGACCGGATGAATCACAAAATGCGTGATCTTCCCGGATAATCAATTTTCGAATCAAAACAATTGAttgttttataaataatataagataaaaaaattcttCTACGAACCAATCAATTACTATAATGAAAAAATCAATTAGATCTCTACAAATTATAATTTCTGCAACTATGAAGATCGTATAAcgatgaataaaaattaataattaaatagatggataaacgatgaataaaaaataataaaaaatttataataaaaattgataaACAATCACAATTATAGAATTagatagttaaaaaataaattaataatagattataaatcaattattaatcttagtattaaaaaaataaaattagaatatctaaattaaaataaaattaaaaaatttaaagataaatttttaaaaataaaatatataaataataaaataaaaaataaattttataattaaataataaataaaaattaatttataataaaaataaataaaaattatttaataattattaaaaaataaaaaatatattttattactaaaaCTATTTAATAATCGAAACATTATTAGAGCGTTAAATCCTTTCTCAACTTAATATCCTTCTCGCAATCTTCTTTGACAGTATCATAAAAAAACTACCAAGAGATTACACTTATTAGGTTGACTTTcgctaaattttaaataaaatattacttaAAAAATCCTCCTATCTTTAAAATATGGataaatatgatttaaaaaaaaataatcaactaacgcataaattttaaatatgtaattttaaatGAATAATATTAGAGAGCTAATGCTTTTAATAAAtatcagttaatttttttaatttattttatttattttaaattttaaattttaaatcctttaaaaaattgtaatttttaaaattaaaaattaatttcttttactttctcttttttaaaattatagatgtACGAAATTTTTGTATTCGTTGATTACTAGTAATTTATGTTGTCTCCCTAATAATACTATCAAAATAAATGCAACAAAGTTTTATatctttatcattattatttttactcttttatcctttttaaattttaagataactaaataattaataataaaaaaatataaaataagaatgcAAATTTATGAGAATATACTAATCATGAGAGGATTTATTTATATtcaaataatctaaaaaatctaaaCACATATGACATATcctaattttgttttaaaaatattatttatatataaatacatatataatttaatttatttttaatatatatttatattttatattaataactaattttaataacgaTTTTGATATCCACATAACATAATCATGGATTATTTTCCATCGTACAAACTACAAATTACATTAAGGCTATTGTAGCAAGTGATAAGAATAGTAGAATATAATAATGTAGATTTAAGGAGTAAGAATTCAGGACCCTATGACTCATCATCTGGTTTTTGCAATCCATGGTTGGTAACAGTGGGAGTTGGCCCATAGTTTTTAGATGAATGGGACAAATTAATGTGGATCACAAAATTATTGGATTGCTCCTAGGGTTGGAACTTGGAAATGCAATGGGTTAACAATACGTGGAGCTCAAATTAGAAtcataagtattttttttcttaattaataatattataatcaaattatgcgttataaataaagattgtaatagttaaataattaaattatattctttacaaaattttaaatatttgaataaaattctGTTTCTAATAAAAAGATATATGTAGCTTTTTACTAAAAATTAGAACTGGGACAAAAGCATGTAACATGCAACAACTcttcccaaaaataaaaaaagaaaagaaaagaaagtctcAATTCATTGAACCATAGTAATCACTCATCACCGTCTCTTCTTTCTATCCACTCATTGAAATCACAATGTAACATTATAATTGATTTATATAAATATCATGATCTTAGTAGTATTCAAAACTCCACCTAAGCAATGATCAAGATTTGGATGCCACGTTTGACGCAAACCCATGTGAGATCTTGAGTGGTTTGCTATGAGCCCATAAAAAGATTGCTTTTCCCTTTGAAATATGCAATCCAATGAAATCATAAATGCTTAGCTATTTGTGTGGTGAATCTAAAGTCTAAAATAaaccaaataaaattattaacaatatATATGGTTGTCCATTCTCACCCCTTTGGAGGTAACCAAAGCACCATCCCACAAACTTCGGGCTTCCTTACATACCATATATGGCCATATTATTATAATAACCTATTTAGAATATCCAAAATTGAtttaaataaaggaaaaaagaaaataagtggTGTAGAGAATTTTACTTGTGTACatggattttatttctttaagaGAAAAATATTCTAAAGGATTTTTTGAACTTTATAAAACCGCTTGTTATCAACAATTCCACAACTGTAGGAATTTTTatgaataataaatttactaTCTTATTAGATGAGGTGGTGAGTAGTAGATTATAAAATTAGGAACAGACATGATAACATGATATGAATGTTTACGTGGGCTTAATTTAGGAAATAAAAGATTGTCTCTGCCCAGGTGATTATCACGTGCGTGGGCTCAGACACTAGATATAAACCAACCACGTAGGAAAaagtataccaaaaaaaaaaagaaaactaatgtcttcttaaaaagaaaattttaattagttacaatttttttaaaactattatATAAATGATGATGAGAAATTGTTTtgcattttttaatattttaattttatacaagataaaaaaataaatactcaTGTAAAATTATATTCATCTGAAGTTAATAATTACAAAACATTATATAATTTAAcagatttaaataaaattatcatctaataattttcaattattaattttacatgaaAATAATTGTACgtgaatttttattaataaaaaatattttgtataaaaaaatgaaatatctTGAGCCTTAATTTATAACTTTTATTTAACCCTGATAGTTGTTTCAATAAAAAACCAGCATGTTATTATAATAAAATGTGGCGTTGGATGATTTAAGTAGTGTGTCAAGTGTCAAGTGTCAACCATGAAATCACTAGGATATAATAACCAAACAAGAAaatgatttatatatatttagagacattatgtatttattttttattcagccTATTTTTTGTACTCCattaaaagaattttatataattttgataaaGCGAGAGAACagtaaaaaaacaataaaatagtagatagatatagaaagaaaataaatgttTAAtaccataaaataaataaaattagactcaaaaaataattttatataattatatatgttgaTGTATATGTATAATAGTTAGAATttcgatttaatttttaaaattttttaatattaaaaaatttatactaaatctaataattttataatttaaattttattaaaattttatgttttatatatttaatctattttttaaatttaacgtaagatttcaaattttttaccGAATAAGAAGATAAGCAAGTTGAAATGAAACAAGAATGGGTCTTAACCTTGGACCACAGCGAACAGTcaaataaaatatagttttagAGAACTGAATTCCCACAGTTTCTAAATCCACACACAGTACACATTTAACTACTTGCCTACccgtcaaataaaaaaaaaggaaaaaaaaaaaagaaaactacttGCCTATCCAGTTGTGATTGTGACTGTAATTGTAATtatctatttatatttaattatttatacatacatatatatagtagttGCTAGTTATTTGGTaacaagaaatagaaagaaagaaagaaagaaagaaggaatggaagAAGGGAATGAGTGTTTGTGCGCGCTGTGTGGAAAGAGGGCTCAGATGCTGTGCGAGTCAGACCAGGCTAAGCTATGCTGGGACTGCGATCGCACCGTTCACGGCGCCAACTTCCTTGTCGCCAAGCACGTCAGAGTGCTCCTCTGCCGCCACTGCCACCGCCCTACTCCCTGGAAGGCTTCTGGTCCCTCCCTCACCGTAACCTCCTCTCTCTGCCATccttgctcttcttcttcttctcttcccatCACCACCGCCATTCATGATCATGAATCTGAAGACGATGAATCTGAGGatgatgaagaggaggaagaggaagaggaagatgaatatgaagcagaggaggaggagggggagaATCAGGTGGTGCCTTTGTCTTCCGCTTCCGGCGGCGGTGGTAATACTAATGGCTACGATGACGGAGACATGTCTAGCAACACTGCTTCTTCTTTTCGATTCAACAACTTGAAGCGCTTTCAACATAATAATCATCACAACATCCACCATTCTTCTATTTCTGATGAAGATGTAAGTTTTTCATAATATATGCTCTGTTAATTCTTATTATAAAGTGgttgtattaaataaatatttattttatacaaataactgATTTGGTGATTAATTTTTCATGACAGGACGACGATATAGGTTGTTGCTCGTCTGAAAGATTAGGAGGAGATAACGATGATGAAGATTATATGAGGCCATTCAAGCACCGTAGAATCTTCAATCACAGGGATGACGATATACATTGCCATAATCATAAACGGTGATGAAGATATTTGAACATTAATTAAGATATCATCCTCATGAGAACAATTATGAAAGATGTAATGATTATGATGCTGTTCACCAACCACCATGAATCCATGATCAAAACTCACCCGCTAACCACCCCAATTGATGATCACCACCTAAACTTCACACTTCAACTTCAATTTCAGTTTCAAGGGTGGATTTTGTTCATGTTAGGGGAAAGTGAAGCCTTAATTTcccattttaatttttatcatgtattttgatatttttttgttttatttaaagtgAAATCCATTGGTAAAAATAACTGTAGTTGATGAGTTGATGTGAATACTAGCATGGTCCATGGAAGGTAGTAGGTATTTCAAACCACATGCACTCCCTCTTGGCCAGTTATTTCATTATGCAAGGTTAATTACTTTCGTTGAAACGtctcattcaattcaattcaattaaagtGTTGTGTATTGAAATCATCTTGTCATCAATAGTTTCCATCTTCTAGATAGTGTAATTGTGTTCTTCTATAAAGTTTGGAAGTGGAAGGGGAAGGTGTGTGTAGATAGTAGTGGTGGTTGTGAAGAAGGACAAATACACTGTACTTACTACTTACACGACTTATGAGTTATGTCTTATGACAACTTGCCAAGTTGGATGAATTTGTCTCCTCCACTTATGGATGTGGTCTAaactgctttcttttttttttttatgggatGACCTCGAAAATaactttaagaaaatttttaagTAGGAAGCGAAtattataactaaattttttagaaGAGTGTATATTACACTTAatgttcatatttttttatatttttattataaaaaataatcttttttaacttaattttatttttttataacattcTCTTTATATTAAATCTAGAGTATATATTTAAATaggttcttaaaaaaatttatatcgaacgtccttatttttaaaaaagttttattagattgaggtttttgaattttataaaattacatataaatttttactttagttaaattcatcatttttacttaaataaataggtctttaaaaatgtgataaaatgatttatatatcttatttttataaaatttatagatctcaacataataaaattttttgaaaaca
This region of Arachis hypogaea cultivar Tifrunner chromosome 8, arahy.Tifrunner.gnm2.J5K5, whole genome shotgun sequence genomic DNA includes:
- the LOC112707333 gene encoding uncharacterized protein — encoded protein: MEEGNECLCALCGKRAQMLCESDQAKLCWDCDRTVHGANFLVAKHVRVLLCRHCHRPTPWKASGPSLTVTSSLCHPCSSSSSLPITTAIHDHESEDDESEDDEEEEEEEEDEYEAEEEEGENQVVPLSSASGGGGNTNGYDDGDMSSNTASSFRFNNLKRFQHNNHHNIHHSSISDEDDDDIGCCSSERLGGDNDDEDYMRPFKHRRIFNHRDDDIHCHNHKR